The nucleotide window GCCGGCACCTCCACCACGAGGTGCTCGTACGGCTCCATCTTCTGGCCGTCGATCTCCTTCATGATGACGCGGGGCTTGCCCACCGCCACCTCGGAGCCCTCGCGGCGCATCGTCTCGAGTAGCACCCCGAGGTGCAGCAACCCGCGGCCCGACACGATGAACTCGCTCTCCCGCTCGCCCGGGGCCACCCGCAGCGCGACGTTGTGCTGGAGCTCTTTTTCGAGCCGGTCGCGCAACTCGCGGCTGGTGAGCGGCTTGCCGTCCCGGCTCGCGAACGGCGAGTCGTTCACGCGGAACACCATGTCCAGCGTCGGCTCGTCAATCGTGAGCGGCGGCAGGGCCTTCGGCTTGTCGAACTCGCAGATGGTGTCGCCGATGTCCGCGTCGTCGATGCCCACGACGGCGCAGATGTCGCCGGCGCGGACCTCCTCGACCTCGCGCTTCGCGAGCCGGTCGAACTCGAGCACCTGGACGATCGTGTCCGGGAACACGGTCCCGTCTTTTTGTTTGACGACGGAGACCTTCTGGTTCTTCCGGATCTTGCCCGCGAACACGCGGCCGATGGCGATCTTGCCCTTGAACTCGTCGTACTGGAGCGCCATCACCTGCATTTGGAGCGGCGCTTCCTGGTCGACATCCGGGGCGGGAACGTTGTTCAGGATCGCGTCGAACAGCGGACTCAGGTCCTTCGGCTCGACGTTCATGTCGGTGGTGGCGATCCCGGCCCGGCCGCTCGCGTAGATGATCGGGAAGCTGGCCGTATCGTCGTCGGCACCCAACTCGATGAACAGGTCGAACATGAGCGCGTGGACGTCCGTGATGCGGGCGTCCGGGCGGTCGATCTTGTTAATGATGACGATCGGCTTCAGCCCGGCGGCGAACGCCTTCTTGAGCACGAACCGGGTCTGCGGGAGCGGCCCTTCGGCGCTGTCCACCAGCACGAACGCGCCGTCCGCCATCTTCAGGATGCGCTCGACCTCGCCCCCGAAGTCGGCGTGCCCGGGGGTGTCGACCAGGTTCACCTTCACGTCGCCGATGCGGATCCCGCAGTTCTTGGCGAGGATGGTGATCCCGCGCTCGCGCTCTTGGTCGTTGGAGTCCATGATGAGGCCGTGCTGGCCCCCGACCAGTTTGTCCAGCTCTTCCGAGCGGAACAGCCCGGACTGCCGGAGCATCTGGTCAACGAGTGTCGTTTTGCCGTGGTCGACGTGGGCGATCACGGCCACGTTCCGAATGTCGTTCCGCTTCATGGATTCGGTGCGTGTCCCGGTCCGGTTGTGCCGCGGGGGAGGGCGCTGCGGGGCCGGCGCTTCGGGAACTTCTCCTGTGGTCTGTGTGACTTCAAGCGCTCCTTGTAATGTAGAAGCTGAGGCGGCCGCGCGGAAGGGCAGATGGCATGTGGATTCCGTGAACCCGCATCGAGCACGTGACAGGCGCGGAGGGCGGGATGATTCTGTATCTGGTCCGGCACGCGGAGGCGGTCGAACTCGGCTCCCCAGGCGCCGCAAGTGATTTTGACCGGTTTCTGACCCCGAACGGCAGCGCCCAGACGCTCGCAATGGCCCAGGCGTTTACCCGGCTCAAATTGCCGGTGGACGCGGTCGTGACCAGCCCGTTCGTGCGTGCGTACCAGACCGCAAGCGGGATGCTGAGCGTCTGGCAACCGAACTCCCGTCCCATCACACACGACGCGCTGGCACCGGAAAAGCTCAAACCGAACAAACTGTCCGAATTTCTGGGCGGGGTGCCGG belongs to Gemmata obscuriglobus and includes:
- the typA gene encoding translational GTPase TypA; amino-acid sequence: MKRNDIRNVAVIAHVDHGKTTLVDQMLRQSGLFRSEELDKLVGGQHGLIMDSNDQERERGITILAKNCGIRIGDVKVNLVDTPGHADFGGEVERILKMADGAFVLVDSAEGPLPQTRFVLKKAFAAGLKPIVIINKIDRPDARITDVHALMFDLFIELGADDDTASFPIIYASGRAGIATTDMNVEPKDLSPLFDAILNNVPAPDVDQEAPLQMQVMALQYDEFKGKIAIGRVFAGKIRKNQKVSVVKQKDGTVFPDTIVQVLEFDRLAKREVEEVRAGDICAVVGIDDADIGDTICEFDKPKALPPLTIDEPTLDMVFRVNDSPFASRDGKPLTSRELRDRLEKELQHNVALRVAPGERESEFIVSGRGLLHLGVLLETMRREGSEVAVGKPRVIMKEIDGQKMEPYEHLVVEVPAEHQNSIMRLVLERSGEFQRMETHGNTMQVEFHIPARSLIGLRTRMLTATQGTAIMHHNFLDYRPAKGAAPGRATGVYLSKNTAKITAYAVDGLSGTLFVSPGDEVYEGQIVGEHGRDNDLVVNVTEMKPLTNMRASGSDAKASIKPAVNFSMEMALEYIEDDELVEITPAGIRMRKILLKEGDRKRSGRQNK
- a CDS encoding SixA phosphatase family protein; translated protein: MILYLVRHAEAVELGSPGAASDFDRFLTPNGSAQTLAMAQAFTRLKLPVDAVVTSPFVRAYQTASGMLSVWQPNSRPITHDALAPEKLKPNKLSEFLGGVPGEFMVAVGHMPDLGAYAEWLLGASAGAIPLAKAAIACIEFRTAPAKASGRLRWLVPPEWVM